In a genomic window of Temperatibacter marinus:
- a CDS encoding glycosyltransferase, whose product MVEDQEIAVDYDFSVVITTRNRPALFKRALASVLDQKNVTFQVVVINDGSLEEHRAAYKAIIEEAPTSVSFITLDHSLQGHGAYHALNQGILAAQAEYLAFLDDDDHWTDPDYLSTSLAALTEEVKQTQQQPDMLCALQVAVDHQGEETAELLWHGLNRDRFIKNPAQHSGFYYGRPEECVDKGIFCHANTLILRRQFILDIGAFDEDLRYEGDREIYLRAIDQGARVLINDRIVSKHYIPDPGKAETVTTQQSKLIKLQYQFRLYTNLHMNARTPLIRELARIGQGDVARHLSLFLKEQGKMKVAAHYARIALMVRFSLKWMIYTVYMTGVGLFASNK is encoded by the coding sequence ATGGTTGAAGATCAAGAGATAGCAGTTGATTACGACTTTTCGGTTGTAATAACCACGCGTAATAGACCAGCTCTTTTCAAGCGGGCTTTAGCATCTGTTTTAGACCAAAAAAATGTAACCTTTCAAGTTGTTGTCATCAATGATGGATCCCTCGAAGAGCATAGGGCAGCATATAAAGCCATTATAGAGGAAGCCCCAACGTCGGTTTCTTTTATAACACTCGATCATTCCCTGCAGGGACACGGCGCCTATCATGCTTTAAATCAAGGCATTCTTGCTGCGCAAGCTGAGTATCTCGCTTTTTTAGATGATGATGACCATTGGACGGATCCCGACTATCTTTCCACTTCATTAGCGGCACTAACAGAAGAGGTCAAACAGACGCAGCAACAGCCAGATATGCTCTGTGCATTACAAGTGGCTGTGGATCATCAAGGAGAAGAGACTGCTGAGTTATTATGGCATGGATTAAATCGCGATCGCTTTATTAAAAATCCTGCCCAACATTCAGGATTTTACTATGGCCGTCCGGAAGAATGTGTCGATAAAGGTATTTTTTGCCATGCAAATACGCTCATTTTGCGCCGCCAGTTTATTCTGGACATCGGGGCTTTTGATGAAGATCTTCGCTATGAAGGGGACCGAGAGATATATTTGCGAGCCATCGACCAAGGGGCGCGCGTGCTGATTAATGATCGAATTGTTTCGAAACATTATATTCCTGACCCTGGCAAAGCAGAGACAGTCACAACACAGCAATCAAAGTTGATAAAATTGCAGTATCAATTCCGCCTTTATACAAATTTACATATGAATGCTCGTACGCCTTTGATCCGCGAGTTGGCGCGTATTGGGCAAGGGGATGTGGCCCGTCACCTTAGTCTGTTTTTGAAAGAGCAGGGGAAGATGAAAGTGGCAGCCCATTATGCCAGGATTGCCTTGATGGTTCGCTTTTCACTAAAGTGGATGATTTATACGGTTTATATGACAGGAGTGGGTCTCTTTGCATCAAATAAATAA
- a CDS encoding arsenate reductase/protein-tyrosine-phosphatase family protein, with the protein MAKILVIGDDLRSFLAVVRSLGRAGHEVHVLPERLNSISLSSSFIKKIHKIAPAYSDLDRWLMLLTQLDQNEAFDYIIPCTDQAMVPLMLKEHGINSDKIATPGDRAFSTFIDKWETHELAVKLGIARPEVSMIDTPHDTHHYPLFLKPKSSITLDKLSGKQMVVKIGSMQELEANLSSLDHHEEYFLESSFEGIGVGVSVLAWAGEVSHAFQHERVSEGIAGGSSIRKSVPLSKVMLKDVKKLAEATQLNGVAMFEFRYNPSTKAHCLLEVNARFWGSLPLALFAGVDFPSLYIESLQRKKACAKNFSYTAGKISRALTASIYDLNRSLEQKNSFSKAVSLVFHGLKAAFHHLINKATIDTQSKDDPAPFEQEWASLKKMINNKIRKLLGRTAIDRKTAHHQKCSLSSKPLKNILVLCYGNICRSPFLGQYLQNHFDDNQISVISAGFHMPEARMSPPDAKAASEKLGQSLGAHRSRYASPSLMEKADLILYFDHKNEDDIQAFYPESFSKSLNVGDFLNQPQDIVDPYGKGRDAFDACYAQIEAAGAKIIEYIERSHNG; encoded by the coding sequence ATGGCGAAAATACTAGTCATTGGTGATGATTTAAGAAGTTTTCTTGCGGTCGTGCGCTCATTGGGACGGGCAGGGCATGAAGTCCATGTTTTGCCTGAACGATTAAATTCTATATCTCTTTCCTCCTCGTTCATTAAAAAAATTCATAAAATTGCCCCCGCCTATAGTGACCTCGATAGGTGGTTGATGCTTCTTACTCAGCTTGATCAAAATGAGGCTTTTGATTATATCATTCCTTGCACAGATCAAGCTATGGTGCCGTTGATGCTTAAAGAGCATGGTATCAATAGCGATAAGATTGCAACCCCAGGGGACAGAGCCTTTTCGACTTTTATAGATAAATGGGAAACACATGAATTGGCAGTCAAATTGGGTATTGCAAGGCCCGAAGTCTCTATGATTGATACGCCACATGATACACATCATTACCCCCTTTTCTTAAAGCCTAAATCAAGCATAACGCTGGATAAATTGTCTGGGAAACAAATGGTAGTGAAGATAGGCTCTATGCAAGAATTAGAGGCCAACCTTTCTTCTCTTGATCATCACGAAGAGTATTTCCTGGAATCGTCATTTGAAGGCATCGGTGTCGGCGTTTCTGTCCTTGCTTGGGCAGGAGAGGTAAGCCATGCGTTTCAACATGAAAGAGTAAGCGAAGGGATTGCAGGTGGCAGTAGTATCAGGAAATCTGTTCCCCTCTCTAAAGTCATGCTGAAGGATGTGAAGAAACTGGCGGAGGCTACACAGTTGAACGGCGTTGCTATGTTTGAGTTTCGCTACAACCCCTCTACTAAAGCCCATTGTTTATTAGAGGTGAACGCCCGCTTTTGGGGGTCCTTACCTTTAGCTCTATTTGCAGGGGTAGATTTCCCATCGCTCTACATAGAAAGCTTGCAGAGGAAAAAGGCATGTGCGAAAAATTTCTCTTATACTGCGGGAAAAATCTCTCGAGCATTAACAGCGTCAATTTATGACTTGAATAGATCTTTAGAGCAGAAAAATAGTTTCAGTAAAGCGGTGTCTCTGGTCTTTCATGGACTAAAGGCAGCCTTTCATCATTTGATCAATAAAGCGACGATTGATACCCAGAGTAAGGATGATCCAGCACCATTTGAACAGGAATGGGCGAGCTTGAAGAAGATGATCAACAACAAAATACGTAAACTTTTGGGGCGCACAGCAATAGATCGAAAAACAGCGCATCACCAGAAATGTTCGCTGTCCTCTAAGCCTCTCAAAAACATACTGGTTCTTTGTTACGGCAATATTTGTCGAAGCCCCTTCCTCGGGCAGTATCTTCAGAATCACTTTGATGACAATCAGATCTCAGTGATAAGTGCAGGATTTCATATGCCTGAAGCGCGTATGTCTCCGCCTGATGCGAAAGCGGCCTCGGAAAAATTAGGGCAGAGTTTGGGAGCACACCGGTCGCGTTATGCATCGCCGTCTCTTATGGAGAAGGCAGATCTCATTCTTTATTTTGATCATAAAAACGAAGATGACATACAAGCATTTTATCCGGAATCCTTCTCTAAATCGTTGAATGTGGGGGATTTCTTAAATCAACCACAGGATATTGTTGACCCCTATGGAAAGGGGCGAGACGCTTTTGATGCCTGTTATGCTCAGATTGAGGCAGCAGGCGCTAAAATTATTGAGTATATTGAGAGGTCTCATAATGGATGA
- a CDS encoding HlyD family type I secretion periplasmic adaptor subunit gives MSKLTQWIEKIWQDFGPEDGLEKPDSLRVSVYGLWIAGLGFGFFLLWALFVPLSEGVVSQGSLVADGNRKTIQHLEGGIVAKVHIKEGEQVSQGQRLISLDQTRAEVRLNLLETRFLMTQAILDRLTAERSDLKKITWTAPAVPIRNERNKQGIRIAQENLFNARRDQLNGEIGILQEKVKQLEGQKKGFAAQLNAKKEELTYIQDELNRLEKLAKRGTVDLPRVLAQRKEKTQAEGMIARLNTDVSAAAIGISETRMQILQLTHDRRQDVEEKTMSVTEQLFELQEEFIAARDIYIRSEIIAPQAGKVIGLSVFTVGGVIPPGQPILDIVPMDGLFVRGRIKPTDADNVIATMPVRIRLSGLKQRTTPELKGTVMDVSGDAKKDDITGEQFFEVRIFISPEEFSRVKNETLLPGMPVEILIEAGKRTAMEYFLDPITDLVRRSMRED, from the coding sequence ATGAGTAAGCTTACTCAATGGATTGAGAAAATTTGGCAAGACTTTGGACCTGAAGATGGCCTCGAAAAGCCAGATAGTCTGCGCGTTTCTGTTTACGGACTTTGGATCGCAGGGCTGGGATTTGGATTCTTTCTCTTATGGGCACTGTTTGTACCGCTTTCTGAGGGCGTCGTCTCTCAAGGGTCGCTCGTTGCTGATGGCAATAGAAAAACAATTCAACATTTAGAGGGCGGAATTGTTGCAAAGGTTCACATCAAAGAGGGTGAACAAGTGAGCCAAGGTCAACGACTAATCAGCTTGGATCAGACGCGTGCTGAAGTAAGGTTGAATTTGTTAGAAACACGCTTTTTGATGACCCAAGCCATCCTAGACCGATTAACTGCAGAGCGCAGTGACCTCAAAAAGATTACATGGACAGCGCCTGCGGTTCCTATCCGAAATGAAAGAAATAAACAAGGCATCCGTATCGCCCAAGAGAATTTATTCAATGCGCGGCGAGATCAATTGAATGGTGAAATTGGCATTTTACAGGAAAAGGTGAAGCAGCTAGAGGGGCAGAAAAAAGGTTTTGCAGCCCAACTCAATGCCAAGAAAGAAGAGCTTACGTATATTCAGGATGAACTCAACCGGCTTGAAAAGCTGGCCAAAAGGGGCACAGTTGACTTGCCTCGTGTCCTTGCGCAAAGAAAAGAAAAAACACAGGCTGAAGGCATGATTGCACGCTTGAATACAGATGTTAGTGCCGCTGCCATCGGCATCAGTGAAACCCGCATGCAAATACTCCAGCTTACACATGACCGACGGCAGGATGTTGAAGAAAAAACGATGTCAGTGACAGAGCAACTTTTTGAACTTCAAGAGGAATTTATTGCTGCTAGAGATATTTATATCCGATCAGAAATTATTGCACCTCAAGCTGGAAAAGTAATTGGGCTTTCTGTCTTTACTGTTGGTGGTGTTATTCCTCCGGGGCAGCCAATTCTAGATATTGTTCCTATGGATGGCCTTTTTGTAAGGGGAAGGATTAAGCCAACGGATGCAGATAATGTGATCGCCACCATGCCTGTAAGAATAAGACTATCAGGATTAAAGCAAAGAACGACACCTGAATTAAAGGGGACGGTGATGGATGTATCAGGGGATGCTAAGAAAGATGATATCACAGGAGAACAGTTTTTTGAGGTGCGGATTTTTATTAGCCCTGAAGAATTTTCTAGAGTGAAAAATGAAACACTTTTACCTGGAATGCCTGTGGAAATTCTTATTGAAGCTGGTAAACGTACTGCCATGGAATATTTTCTAGATCCAATTACCGACTTAGTCAGACGCTCTATGAGAGAAGATTAA
- a CDS encoding type I secretion system permease/ATPase, protein MSLFKSWSKESERLVTRARKIVVRVILFSAIVNLLFLVSPIYMLQLYDRVMSNGSVETLIALTGIALLLLIIFGALDSIRNRMLVHFGVELDAITREDTFKIAVGDAARGSQAGQIVRDLDTVRQFIGSNAPLIFFDAPWAPLFILVIALIHPLLGLFALVGALLILLLAIATDRLSKPLMEEAAKHGALANNFFDTSLRNAAVLQSMNLADGIKSNWTHDRDPSVMLQGAANGRVGLLLGITKALRLGLQIGMLGLGGYLAIQQQITAGAIVAGSILAGRAFAPVEQAIGVWRQIVKANAAYRRMRARLDELADLEEHLDLPRPDSRLSVKSLVAGKSGHDAILKGITFDIPTRSTLGIIGPSGAGKTYLSNYLIGTVKPTRGAVRLGGVEVTQFNNQQKGELIGYLPQSVELFPGTVAQNIARFSEVEDAHIIRAAERAQCHDLILAFPEGYQTKIGPGGLVVSGGQAQRIALARALFGDPLLVVLDEPDSNLDTVGEQELVKVIQLLRHEDICTVLISHNVRLMQMTTHMLVLHEGQVRQFDTTEAVIKQFSKVAPEIKDTPLKGEVE, encoded by the coding sequence GTGTCGCTTTTTAAAAGTTGGTCAAAAGAATCTGAAAGACTCGTCACGCGGGCGAGAAAAATCGTTGTGCGAGTGATTTTATTTTCCGCCATTGTGAATCTACTTTTTCTGGTCTCACCAATCTATATGTTGCAATTATATGATCGTGTTATGTCTAATGGTAGTGTCGAAACATTGATCGCCTTAACGGGTATTGCCTTGCTGCTATTGATCATCTTTGGGGCACTCGATTCCATAAGGAATAGAATGCTAGTGCATTTCGGCGTTGAGCTAGACGCCATTACACGAGAAGATACCTTTAAAATTGCTGTAGGAGATGCAGCTCGCGGTAGTCAAGCTGGGCAAATAGTTCGGGACCTGGATACTGTGAGACAATTCATTGGCAGCAATGCTCCGTTGATTTTCTTCGACGCGCCTTGGGCGCCCCTTTTTATTCTAGTTATTGCTCTTATTCACCCCCTTCTCGGCCTTTTTGCTTTAGTGGGGGCTCTGCTTATATTATTGCTTGCGATTGCGACGGATCGTCTTTCAAAGCCCTTAATGGAAGAGGCAGCGAAGCATGGGGCATTAGCCAATAATTTTTTTGATACAAGCCTACGAAATGCCGCTGTACTGCAATCGATGAATTTGGCAGATGGTATTAAATCAAATTGGACTCATGATAGAGACCCTAGTGTTATGCTTCAAGGCGCGGCAAACGGGAGAGTTGGCTTACTGCTTGGGATTACCAAAGCTCTGAGGCTGGGGCTTCAAATCGGCATGCTTGGTCTTGGTGGCTATCTTGCTATTCAACAGCAAATCACCGCAGGAGCCATTGTTGCAGGCTCAATTCTTGCGGGCCGTGCTTTTGCGCCTGTTGAGCAAGCCATTGGCGTCTGGCGTCAGATTGTGAAAGCCAATGCAGCTTATAGAAGAATGCGGGCCCGCCTAGATGAATTGGCAGACTTAGAAGAACATTTAGATTTGCCGAGGCCAGATAGTCGGTTGTCTGTGAAATCCTTAGTGGCAGGAAAAAGTGGCCATGATGCGATTTTAAAAGGCATTACATTTGACATCCCCACTCGGTCGACCCTAGGTATTATTGGGCCAAGCGGTGCAGGGAAAACCTATCTGAGCAACTATCTTATTGGAACAGTGAAACCTACGCGGGGCGCTGTTCGGCTTGGCGGGGTTGAGGTCACTCAGTTTAATAATCAGCAAAAGGGAGAGTTGATTGGATATTTACCGCAGTCCGTCGAACTCTTTCCCGGTACTGTCGCCCAAAATATCGCCCGCTTTTCTGAGGTTGAGGATGCTCATATCATTCGTGCTGCAGAGCGCGCCCAATGTCATGATCTTATCCTTGCCTTTCCCGAAGGTTATCAGACTAAAATTGGCCCAGGTGGTCTCGTCGTATCAGGAGGACAAGCACAGCGCATAGCCTTAGCAAGAGCTCTTTTTGGGGATCCGCTTTTGGTCGTACTTGACGAGCCGGACAGCAATTTAGATACAGTCGGTGAGCAGGAGCTTGTGAAAGTTATCCAGCTGCTTCGGCATGAGGATATCTGCACCGTCTTAATTTCTCATAATGTGAGATTGATGCAGATGACAACCCATATGCTTGTTTTACATGAAGGGCAAGTGAGGCAGTTTGATACGACGGAAGCTGTCATTAAGCAATTTTCCAAAGTGGCGCCTGAGATAAAAGATACTCCTCTTAAAGGAGAAGTAGAATGA
- a CDS encoding TolC family protein: MRRLIIAPLATVLMITPASAAQCLTSPAAEKSITTSVLSLKRVLELTLENDQRIEAARFGIDMARHDLSDAKSFYRPKISGIGRLSVNDRPTLVQQSITGAEQRLDQDGTSYYGGLEVSQNIYGFGRYAALIGKNKAAIEQNRYHLKMTEQEALLEAIFAYLDYGSALARHKAFEAYSADMRDLVKRTKDKFDNQLIGRGEFMLVRSRLQQAKASLNTNKISTTRAFQRLAKLINKQDFDINVQQFPTYERFLPKTLNEAIDRSQEYDPRVKAAQELVKIKQLEAKYSKAQSHPQISLSASVVRGQGQLEERSTQEAVVGLNLSMPLYDGGSTRSKTRRAKSATNQANALLVDEVASAEERVTAAWKIYESLQVSELTWAKAYDAEMKAVEEIKQEVDNQLSSLIVLLEAREQLVQTEVNKISSVYEKLKSGYELLTYSGKLTDLLKP, encoded by the coding sequence ATGCGCCGCTTAATAATCGCTCCCCTTGCGACTGTCCTAATGATAACCCCTGCATCAGCCGCTCAATGTTTAACAAGCCCTGCTGCAGAAAAAAGCATCACCACCTCAGTTCTTTCCTTGAAAAGGGTTTTAGAACTGACCCTAGAAAATGATCAACGCATTGAAGCCGCAAGATTTGGTATTGATATGGCGCGCCATGACCTATCTGATGCCAAGTCTTTCTATCGACCAAAGATCTCCGGCATTGGTCGTCTGTCTGTGAATGACCGGCCAACCCTTGTCCAACAATCCATCACAGGGGCTGAGCAACGATTAGATCAGGATGGCACAAGCTATTACGGAGGCCTTGAGGTTTCACAAAATATATACGGATTTGGTCGCTACGCGGCCTTAATCGGAAAGAACAAAGCCGCTATTGAACAAAACCGATATCATTTAAAAATGACCGAGCAAGAAGCGCTTCTTGAAGCCATCTTTGCTTATCTTGACTATGGCAGCGCCTTAGCCCGCCACAAAGCCTTTGAAGCCTATTCAGCAGATATGCGTGACTTAGTAAAAAGAACCAAAGATAAGTTCGACAATCAGCTTATAGGACGGGGTGAGTTCATGCTTGTTCGCTCAAGACTACAGCAAGCGAAAGCCTCTCTCAATACAAACAAAATCTCTACAACACGCGCTTTCCAGCGCTTGGCAAAGTTAATTAACAAGCAAGATTTTGATATAAACGTACAACAATTTCCCACCTATGAGCGCTTCCTTCCCAAAACTCTCAACGAAGCAATTGATCGCTCTCAAGAGTATGACCCTCGAGTAAAAGCGGCTCAGGAATTAGTAAAAATAAAACAATTAGAAGCCAAATATTCTAAAGCCCAAAGCCATCCGCAAATCAGCCTTTCTGCCAGTGTTGTCAGAGGTCAAGGGCAATTGGAAGAAAGAAGCACTCAGGAAGCAGTCGTAGGTCTAAATCTCTCTATGCCCCTCTATGACGGTGGTAGCACACGGTCAAAAACACGCCGTGCAAAATCTGCAACAAATCAAGCCAATGCCCTGCTTGTCGACGAAGTTGCCAGTGCTGAAGAAAGAGTGACTGCGGCTTGGAAAATTTATGAAAGTTTACAGGTGAGTGAATTAACTTGGGCAAAGGCTTATGATGCTGAAATGAAAGCAGTAGAAGAAATCAAACAAGAAGTTGATAATCAACTGAGCTCTCTTATTGTGCTCCTGGAAGCGAGAGAACAACTGGTCCAGACTGAAGTAAACAAAATCTCCTCAGTCTATGAAAAACTAAAATCAGGGTATGAGCTTCTTACATATTCTGGGAAACTAACTGACCTACTGAAACCCTAG
- a CDS encoding bifunctional transcriptional activator/DNA repair enzyme AdaA, protein MTKDENILYQALVARDANFDGHFYFGVTSTGIYCRPICPAIKPKPQNVLFFTSYSDAEDAGFRACKRCRPESRPGSPAWHGTETTVKKALRYIAQGFLEQNSLNDLADKCGISSRHLRRLFQQHLGRSPHQISSQRRIEIAVKLLETTDHSIATIAFASGFKSLRRFNDHFKEIYRTSPSLYRRKTNG, encoded by the coding sequence ATGACAAAAGATGAAAACATTTTATACCAAGCGCTCGTGGCTCGGGATGCCAACTTTGACGGCCATTTCTATTTTGGGGTAACCTCTACAGGAATATATTGCAGGCCTATATGCCCCGCGATTAAACCCAAACCACAAAATGTCCTTTTCTTCACATCCTATTCTGATGCCGAGGATGCAGGCTTTAGAGCCTGCAAAAGATGTCGCCCGGAGAGCCGCCCTGGCAGCCCAGCATGGCACGGAACAGAAACCACTGTAAAAAAAGCACTCCGCTACATAGCTCAAGGGTTTTTAGAGCAAAATTCCCTCAATGACTTAGCCGATAAATGTGGTATTTCCTCTCGCCATTTACGCCGGCTATTTCAGCAACATCTTGGAAGATCGCCCCATCAAATTTCTAGTCAGAGACGGATAGAAATTGCCGTTAAACTTTTGGAAACGACCGATCACTCAATTGCAACGATTGCTTTTGCCAGTGGCTTTAAAAGCCTGCGTCGCTTTAATGATCACTTTAAGGAAATATATCGGACGTCACCTTCCCTTTATAGAAGGAAAACTAATGGCTGA
- a CDS encoding methylated-DNA--[protein]-cysteine S-methyltransferase, with translation MADLRKSQFQTPIGCLTLLHSKEGLCLAEFTDRVERISRFIGTQSVKDDHPPQEVKHALTDYFNGRLSALEAIEIFPIGTDYQRKVWTYLQTIPLGTTQSYGEMATAINSSARAVGTANGRNNLALFIPCHRVIGKDGRLTGYAGGLDRKHWLLRHEEALEGTHEFPF, from the coding sequence ATGGCTGATTTAAGAAAATCACAGTTTCAAACGCCCATAGGCTGCCTCACACTCTTACACTCCAAAGAAGGCCTTTGTCTGGCAGAATTTACAGATCGAGTTGAGAGAATTTCACGATTTATTGGAACTCAGTCCGTGAAAGACGATCACCCCCCTCAAGAAGTGAAACATGCCCTAACCGACTATTTTAATGGTAGATTATCCGCGCTTGAGGCAATAGAAATTTTTCCAATTGGCACAGACTATCAAAGAAAAGTATGGACTTATCTCCAGACGATCCCTTTAGGGACAACACAATCATACGGGGAAATGGCAACGGCAATTAATAGCAGTGCGCGTGCTGTGGGCACGGCAAATGGAAGAAATAATTTAGCCCTTTTCATCCCCTGTCACCGTGTCATAGGAAAAGATGGTCGCTTAACTGGGTATGCTGGTGGATTGGACCGCAAACATTGGCTATTGCGGCATGAAGAAGCTCTTGAGGGCACTCATGAATTTCCTTTCTAA
- a CDS encoding MlaD family protein — METRASHLLVGSFVLVFLAGLVAFAIWMAKVDPDAEYSDYDIYFTGSVSGLVNRGTVYYLGIPVGDVRRITLAPNPQEVRVHVRIRKEVQVNSQSRARLEFQGLTGVAYIEIMGGDASAPPLLIQEGQDFPVIQAESSNFQAIFDKAPNLVDEAIKAVGALQLLLNEENRSEVSGILKNTNRLTGNLAQGTEDLDLMVAEAKSLMQNVTVTLSKVNALADSGNELLAQDAKRLINQATEALVNINSMAKRMDQLVAANEGTVTTFVSGTLPEISRMIMDLRSTARALSRLTRKIEANPARVVFPPEPQKYNPNTGKVEKEK; from the coding sequence ATGGAAACGCGTGCATCACATTTACTTGTCGGGTCATTTGTTCTCGTCTTTTTAGCAGGCTTGGTCGCCTTTGCCATCTGGATGGCGAAAGTAGATCCTGATGCAGAATATAGTGATTATGACATATATTTTACAGGTTCAGTCTCTGGTTTGGTTAATAGAGGTACTGTCTATTATCTCGGAATTCCAGTTGGAGATGTTCGTCGAATTACCTTAGCTCCAAATCCTCAAGAAGTAAGAGTTCATGTGAGGATTCGAAAAGAAGTGCAAGTGAACAGCCAATCTCGAGCCCGGCTAGAATTCCAAGGTCTCACTGGCGTTGCCTATATTGAAATTATGGGCGGGGACGCATCGGCCCCCCCTCTCCTTATTCAAGAAGGGCAAGACTTTCCCGTCATTCAGGCTGAATCGTCTAACTTCCAAGCTATTTTTGATAAAGCACCAAACCTCGTAGATGAGGCGATCAAAGCTGTTGGCGCTTTGCAATTACTTCTGAATGAAGAAAATCGCTCAGAAGTTTCAGGCATTTTAAAAAATACAAATCGATTAACAGGGAATTTAGCCCAGGGTACAGAGGACTTGGATTTGATGGTCGCAGAAGCAAAGAGCTTAATGCAAAATGTGACGGTCACTCTATCAAAGGTTAATGCTCTTGCTGATTCTGGAAATGAATTGCTTGCTCAGGATGCTAAACGTCTGATTAATCAGGCTACAGAAGCGCTGGTGAATATCAATTCCATGGCAAAGAGAATGGATCAATTGGTAGCTGCAAATGAAGGAACCGTGACAACATTTGTTAGCGGGACATTGCCGGAAATTAGTCGAATGATTATGGACCTGCGCTCTACGGCGCGTGCGCTCTCTAGATTGACTCGAAAGATTGAAGCAAATCCTGCACGCGTGGTATTTCCACCGGAGCCACAAAAATACAATCCCAATACAGGGAAAGTGGAGAAAGAAAAATGA
- a CDS encoding ABC transporter ATP-binding protein, translating to MMTETDNIIEIRGLKTAFGSTIIHDNLDMDVRRGEIVGVVGGSGTGKSVLMKNIIGLLTPQEGSIRINGDVQSQLTSAQSFKSRRDWGVLFQDGALFSSLTVGQNVQVPLREHFSMRQGLLDDITTVKIRLAGLPLDAAMKLPSELSGGMRKRAALARALALDPDVLFLDEPTAGLDPIGAAAFDDLIRELTETLGLTVFLITHDLDTLYRVCDRIAVLGEKRILINAPLDEVINYDHPWIREYFKGPRARAAGISMKERSQKELTPQMTAGEG from the coding sequence ATGATGACAGAGACAGATAATATTATTGAAATCCGGGGGCTCAAGACTGCCTTTGGCTCAACAATTATTCATGATAATTTGGATATGGACGTGCGCCGCGGTGAGATTGTGGGTGTTGTTGGGGGCTCTGGTACTGGTAAATCAGTTCTCATGAAAAATATCATTGGTTTGCTTACACCCCAAGAGGGAAGTATCAGAATTAATGGGGATGTGCAGTCTCAGTTAACCTCGGCACAATCGTTTAAGTCACGCAGAGACTGGGGTGTGCTTTTTCAAGATGGGGCCTTATTTTCCTCTTTAACTGTCGGGCAAAATGTTCAAGTACCTCTTCGAGAGCATTTTTCCATGCGGCAAGGGTTATTGGATGATATCACAACTGTAAAGATTAGGCTGGCAGGCTTGCCGTTAGATGCAGCTATGAAACTACCCTCTGAGTTGTCGGGAGGTATGAGGAAAAGAGCAGCTTTGGCACGCGCTTTGGCCTTAGACCCTGATGTACTGTTTCTCGACGAACCGACTGCCGGATTGGATCCCATTGGCGCAGCTGCCTTTGATGATTTAATTCGGGAATTAACGGAAACACTTGGCTTAACGGTTTTCCTCATAACGCACGATCTAGACACACTCTACAGAGTATGTGATCGGATCGCAGTGCTTGGTGAAAAGCGGATTTTAATTAATGCGCCCCTTGACGAGGTGATCAACTATGACCATCCTTGGATACGAGAATATTTTAAAGGGCCAAGGGCAAGAGCGGCAGGCATTTCTATGAAAGAGCGCAGTCAAAAAGAGTTAACCCCCCAAATGACAGCAGGGGAAGGATAA